The following proteins come from a genomic window of Flavobacteriaceae bacterium MAR_2010_188:
- a CDS encoding heat shock protein Hsp15 (manually curated), whose product MRIDKFLWCIRYFKTRSLATEACKKGHIKINEDKVKPSRDVYAQDKIEIRKDQINYIIKVNDLPTSRVGAKLVDIYRTDLTPKEAFEAQELLKYSKDYYRKGGTGRPTKKDRRDIDDYKDDGDGW is encoded by the coding sequence ATGAGAATAGATAAATTTTTATGGTGCATCAGATATTTTAAAACCCGAAGCTTGGCAACCGAGGCTTGTAAAAAGGGACATATTAAAATAAATGAGGATAAGGTTAAACCTAGTCGGGATGTCTATGCACAGGACAAGATCGAGATTAGAAAAGATCAGATCAATTATATAATCAAGGTCAATGATCTGCCAACGTCTAGAGTAGGCGCAAAATTGGTAGACATTTATAGGACAGATTTAACCCCAAAAGAAGCCTTTGAAGCACAAGAACTTTTAAAATATTCTAAGGATTACTATCGCAAGGGCGGCACTGGTAGGCCAACCAAAAAAGATAGACGCGATA